In a genomic window of Glycine max cultivar Williams 82 chromosome 13, Glycine_max_v4.0, whole genome shotgun sequence:
- the LOC100779950 gene encoding UPF0051 protein ABCI8, chloroplastic, translated as MASLLRCNGVFLSPLPPQPRRDPILPKFFLPQSPNPKPSRLLTVRAEVKETSSAAATTTTTTSSDDKIREILRNRDYDKKFGFSVDIESLTIPKGLSKETIRLISSLKEEPQWMLEFRLKAFEKFLSMKEPTWSDNTYPPIDFQNICYYSAPKNKPSLQSLDDADPELLRYFDKLGVPLNEQKRLANVAVDAVLDSVSIATTHRKTLEKAGVIFCSISEAIKEYPDLVRKHLGRVVPSDDNYYAALNAAVFSDGSFCYIPKDTKCPMQISTYFRINALETGQFERTLIVADDRSSVEYLEGCTAPSYDRNQLHAAVVELYCGEGAEIKYSTVQNWYAGDEEGKGGVYNFVTKRGLCAGAGSKISWTQVETGSAITWKYPSVVLEGDGSVGEFYSVALTNNYQQADTGTKMIHKGKNTRSRIISKGISVGHSRNCYRGLVQVLSKAENARNSSQCDSMLIGDNAAANTYPYIQVKNPTARIEHEASTSKIGEDQLFYFQQRGIDYEKAMAAMISGFCRDVFNELPDEFGSEVNQLMSLKLEGSVG; from the exons ATGGCTTCTCTTCTCCGTTGCAACGGAGTCTTCCTCTCCCCCTTACCTCCCCAACCCAGACGCGACCCCATCCTTCCCAAATTCTTTCTCCCCCAATCCCCAAATCCTAAACCGTCACGCCTCCTGACGGTGCGCGCGGAGGTGAAAGAGACCTCCTCCGCcgccgccaccaccaccaccaccacttccTCCGACGACAAGATCCGCGAAATCCTCCGCAACCGCGACTACGACAAGAAATTCGGGTTCAGCGTGGACATCGAGTCTTTGACAATCCCAAAAGGGCTCTCGAAAGAAACCATCCGTCTGATCTCGTCCCTGAAAGAGGAGCCCCAGTGGATGCTCGAATTCCGCCTCAAGGCCTTCGAGAAATTCCTGTCCATGAAGGAACCCACCTGGTCTGATAACACTTACCCCCCCATCGACTTCCAGAACATCTGCTACTACTCCGCTCCCAAGAATAAACCCTCACTCCAATCCCTCGACGACGCCGACCCCGAGCTTCTCCGCTACTTCGACAAGCTCGGTGTCCCTCTCAACGAGCAGAAGCGCCTCGCCAACGTCGCCGTTGACGCTGTCCTCGACAGCGTCTCCATCGCCACCACTCACCGCAAAACCCTAGAAAAAGCCGGCGTCATTTTCTGCTCCATCTCCGAGGCCATTAAGGAGTATCCTGATTTGGTGAGAAAGCATTTGGGAAGAGTTGTCCCCTCCGACGACAACTACTACGCCGCGTTGAACGCCGCCGTCTTCAGCGACGGGTCGTTTTGCTACATTCCGAAGGACACCAAGTGTCCTATGCAGATTTCGACTTACTTCAGAATCAACGCGTTGGAGACAGGGCAGTTTGAGAGGACTTTGATTGTCGCCGATGATCGGAGCTCTGTGGAGTATCTGGAAGGGTGCACTGCGCCTTCCTATGACCGGAATCAGCTCCATGCCGCGGTGGTGGAGTTGTATTGCGGCGAGGGGGCGGAGATTAAGTACTCCACGGTGCAGAATTGGTACGCTGGGGATGAAGAAGGGAAGGGTGGGGTTTACAATTTCGTGACGAAGAGAGGGCTGTGTGCTGGTGCCGGGTCGAAGATATCGTGGACGCAGGTGGAGACGGGTTCGGCGATCACGTGGAAGTACCCGAGCGTTGTGTTGGAGGGAGATGGCAGTGTGGGGGAGTTTTATTCTGTGGCTTTGACGAATAACTATCAACAGGCCGATACAGGGACGAAGATGATACACAAAGGGAAGAACACAAGGAGTAGGATTATATCAAAGGGGATATCGGTGGGGCATTCCAGGAACTGTTATAGAGGGCTGGTTCAGGTTCTGTCCAAGGCCGAGAATGCCCGAAACTCCTCGCAGTGTGACTCTATGCTCATTGGTGACAATGCAGCTGCAAATACCTATCCTTACATTCAG GTGAAAAATCCAACAGCAAGAATCGAACATGAAGCTAGTACGTCCAAAATTGGTGAAGatcaattgttttattttcagcaaaggggaatagactatgaaaaAGCAATGGCTGCTATGATCTCTGGATTTTGCCGTGATGTCTTTAATGAGCTTCCTGATGAATTTGGTTCTGAGGTGAACCAACTCATGAGCTTGAAGCTTGAGGGATCAGTAGGTTAA
- the LOC100807924 gene encoding protein ALP1-like has protein sequence MTKWFTLYVCEEISTPHLLGSSGMAKKRKPKKKPHNHNVNLNQNQNQNQNQNQNVAALISRVTHAVQSFLSQNDLVLLPSQSLRLESLISSIISHSPSPPLSPPHSDSWFRRFRSVSDSLWLHAFRMSKPSFSHLLHLLSPSLAPSFPHMAPDCVLAAALFRLAHAAPYPAVSRRFAISPPDACRAFFAVCKALADNLGHLFELRTDSERVVVGFGFSSLPNCFGVLGFTRFKIDDSLLGENGALIVQALVDSEGRFLDVSAGWPSTMKPEIFLRESKLYREVEQSKELLNGPSYNLSEGCLIPQYILGDSCFPLLPWLLTPYNRVNEEDSFGSAERAFNCVHGNAMELVGDAFGRLRARWRLLAASRKWKQECVEHLPFVVVACCLLHNFVVKFNEAMPDEGVSKWCVEKEKEKEEELPAFDGVGDESAVRVRDALALHLSRLSLRK, from the coding sequence ATGACAAAGTGGTTCACCTTATATGTTTGTGAAGAAATCAGCACACCACACCTCCTTGGCTCCTCCGGCATGGCCAAAAAGCGCAAGCCCAAGAAGAAACCCCACAATCACAATGTAAACCTAAAccaaaatcaaaaccaaaaccaaaatcaaaaccaaaacGTCGCCGCTTTGATTTCGCGAGTAACACATGCAGTACAGTCCTTCCTCTCCCAAAACGACCTCGTTCTCCTACCTTCCCAATCCCTCCGTCTCGAATCCCTAATCTCATCCATCATCTCCCACTCTCCCTCGCCGCCTCTCTCTCCGCCGCACAGCGACTCCTGGTTCCGCCGCTTCCGCTCCGTCTCCGATTCCCTATGGCTCCACGCCTTCCGCATGTCCAAACCCTCCTTCTCCCATCTCCTCCACCTCCTCTCCCCCTCCCTCGCCCCCTCCTTCCCCCACATGGCCCCCGACTGCGTCCTCGCCGCCGCCCTCTTCCGCCTCGCCCACGCCGCCCCCTACCCCGCCGTCTCCCGCCGCTTCGCCATCTCCCCGCCGGACGCCTGCCGCGCCTTCTTCGCCGTCTGCAAGGCCCTCGCCGACAACCTCGGCCACCTCTTCGAGCTCCGCACCGACTCTGAGAGGGTTGTGGTGGGGTTCGGCTTCAGCTCCCTCCCCAACTGTTTCGGGGTTTTAGGGTTCACTAGGTTCAAAATCGACGATTCATTATTGGGTGAAAATGGAGCTTTAATAGTTCAAGCATTGGTGGATTCCGAAGGAAGGTTCCTGGATGTCTCAGCAGGGTGGCCAAGTACAATGAAACCCGAAATTTTTTTACGTGAGAGTAAGCTTTATCGTGAGGTGGAGCAATCCAAGGAATTGTTGAATGGGCCTAGTTATAATCTCAGCGAAGGTTGTTTGATTCCTCAGTATATTCTGGGCGATTCTTGTTTTCCCCTTTTGCCTTGGCTTTTGACGCCTTATAACAGAGTGAATGAGGAAGATAGTTTTGGTTCCGCTGAGAGAGCGTTCAATTGCGTCCATGGGAATGCGATGGAGTTGGTTGGGGATGCGTTCGGGAGGCTTCGTGCCAGGTGGCGGCTTCTTGCGGCTTCGAGGAAGTGGAAGCAAGAGTGTGTTGAGCATTTGCCGTTTGTGGTTGTTGCTTGTTGCTTGTTGCATAATTTTGTTGTCAAGTTCAATGAGGCAATGCCGGATGAAGGGGTGAGTAAGTGGTGCGtggaaaaggagaaggaaaaggaAGAGGAGCTTCCTGCTTTTGATGGAGTGGGGGATGAGAGTGCTGTGAGGGTGAGAGATGCACTTGCTTTGCATTTGAGTAGGTTGAGCTTGAGAAAATGA
- the LOC100808456 gene encoding calcium uptake protein, mitochondrial isoform X1 has product MNSTFTMFSWGRRFQLSLRHSIRPFGSQSQGSTSSSSSSSFSSFGGSRHGDNRVRDFEAFLRSITSGVVVVSSTLGYWYWSSLSSPGANSLQSFADGYANEEDQFQQNDENKPKFLFNDGYRRRVFFNYEKRIRLQSPPEKVFEYFASVRSPSGEIFMTPADLMRAIVPVFPPSESNRVREGFLRGEQVPGELQCEPSQFFMLFDTNNDGLISFAEYIFFVTLLSIPESSVSVAFKMFDIDNNGEIDIQEFKKVMALMRSQNRQGANHRNGRRLGVTASIENGGLVEYFFGKDGNTCLQHERFVQFLRQLHDEILRLEFSHYDYNKKGTISARDFALSLVASADINHINKLLDRVEELNSDQNLRHIRITFKEFQDFAELRKKLKSFSLAIFSYGKVNGVLTKSDFQRAASQVCGVCITDEVVDIIFHVFDANRDGSLSAAEFVRVVQRRESNNSSRHDSFGGLTSCWLNCVKNCSSAQFNFDGIRS; this is encoded by the exons ATGAACTCAACTTTTACGATGTTTTCTTGGGGCAGAAGATTCCAACTCTCTCTACGGCATAGCATAAGGCCGTTTGGCAGCCAATCACAAGGCTCCacgtcatcatcatcttcttcttctttcagcTCCTTTGGTGGGTCCAGGCATGGTGACAATAGGGTCAGAGACTTTGAGGCCTTTCTTAGATCAATCACTTCTGGGGTTGTGGTTGTTAGCTCCACCTTAGGCTATTGGTATTGGTCATCTTTGTCTTCTCCTGGTGCCAATTCTCTTCAGTCATTTGCTGATGGTTATGCTAATGAAGAGGATCAGTTTCAACAAAACGATGAAAACAAACCCAAGTTCCTCTTTAATG ATGGCTATAGAAGAAGAGTATTCTTCAATTATGAAAAACGAATTCGCTTGCAGAGCCCCCCAGAAAAG GTTTTCGAGTACTTTGCATCTGTTCGAAGCCCTAGTGGTGAGATTTTTATGACACCTGCCGATTTGATGCGTGCCATTGTTCCTGTCTTTCCTCCTTCTGAGTCAAACCGTGTTAGAGAGGGTTTTCTAAGAGGGGAGCAGGTTCCTGGCGAGTTGCAGTGCGAACCTTCacaattttttatgctttttgacACTAACAATGATGGACTCATTTCCTTTGCAGA GTACATCTTTTTTGTTACTCTCCTCAGTATACCAGAGTCCAGTGTTTCAGTGGCTTTTAAAATGTTTGATATTGACAACAATGG GGAAATAGACATACAAGAATTCAAGAAAGTGATGGCCTTGATGAGATCACAAAACAGACAAGGAGCTAATCACAGAAATGGACGACGCCTTGGCGTTACAGCTTCTATAGAAAATGGGGGTCTCGTGGAGTATTTTTTTGGCAAAGATGGAAATACATGCTTACAACATGAAAGATTTGTTCAATTCTTAAGACAGCTGCATGATGAG ATCTTGAGGTTAGAATTTTCCCATTATGACTACAATAAAAAAGGAACAATTTCAGCCAGAGATTTTGCCCTGTCCTTGGTTGCATCTGCGGACATCAATCACATAAACAAACTATTGGATAGGGTCGAAGAATTAAACAGTGACCAGAACCTAAGACACATAAGAATTACATTCAAGGAGTTTCAAGATTTTGCAGAATTACGCAAGAAATTGAAATCCTTCTCTCTGGCCATATTCAGTTATGGAAAAGTTAATGGAGTAttgacaaaatctgattttcAGAGAGCAGCATCACAA GTGTGTGGTGTTTGCATTACAGATGAAGTGGTTGACATAATCTTTCATGTGTTTGATGCAAATCGTGACGGAAGCTTAAGTGCAGCCGAGTTTGTGAGAGTTGTACAAAGAAGGGAAAGCAACAATTCATCACGTCATGACAGCTTCGGGGGTTTAACATCCTGTtggttgaactgtgtaaaaaacTGTTCATCAGCTCAGTTCAATTTTGATGGAATACGTTCATAA
- the LOC100808456 gene encoding calcium uptake protein, mitochondrial isoform X2, producing MNSTFTMFSWGRRFQLSLRHSIRPFGSQSQGSTSSSSSSSFSSFGGSRHGDNRVRDFEAFLRSITSGVVVVSSTLGYWYWSSLSSPGANSLQSFADGYANEEDQFQQNDENKPKFLFNDGYRRRVFFNYEKRIRLQSPPEKVFEYFASVRSPSGEIFMTPADLMRAIVPVFPPSESNRVREGFLRGEQVPGELQCEPSQFFMLFDTNNDGLISFAEEIDIQEFKKVMALMRSQNRQGANHRNGRRLGVTASIENGGLVEYFFGKDGNTCLQHERFVQFLRQLHDEILRLEFSHYDYNKKGTISARDFALSLVASADINHINKLLDRVEELNSDQNLRHIRITFKEFQDFAELRKKLKSFSLAIFSYGKVNGVLTKSDFQRAASQVCGVCITDEVVDIIFHVFDANRDGSLSAAEFVRVVQRRESNNSSRHDSFGGLTSCWLNCVKNCSSAQFNFDGIRS from the exons ATGAACTCAACTTTTACGATGTTTTCTTGGGGCAGAAGATTCCAACTCTCTCTACGGCATAGCATAAGGCCGTTTGGCAGCCAATCACAAGGCTCCacgtcatcatcatcttcttcttctttcagcTCCTTTGGTGGGTCCAGGCATGGTGACAATAGGGTCAGAGACTTTGAGGCCTTTCTTAGATCAATCACTTCTGGGGTTGTGGTTGTTAGCTCCACCTTAGGCTATTGGTATTGGTCATCTTTGTCTTCTCCTGGTGCCAATTCTCTTCAGTCATTTGCTGATGGTTATGCTAATGAAGAGGATCAGTTTCAACAAAACGATGAAAACAAACCCAAGTTCCTCTTTAATG ATGGCTATAGAAGAAGAGTATTCTTCAATTATGAAAAACGAATTCGCTTGCAGAGCCCCCCAGAAAAG GTTTTCGAGTACTTTGCATCTGTTCGAAGCCCTAGTGGTGAGATTTTTATGACACCTGCCGATTTGATGCGTGCCATTGTTCCTGTCTTTCCTCCTTCTGAGTCAAACCGTGTTAGAGAGGGTTTTCTAAGAGGGGAGCAGGTTCCTGGCGAGTTGCAGTGCGAACCTTCacaattttttatgctttttgacACTAACAATGATGGACTCATTTCCTTTGCAGA GGAAATAGACATACAAGAATTCAAGAAAGTGATGGCCTTGATGAGATCACAAAACAGACAAGGAGCTAATCACAGAAATGGACGACGCCTTGGCGTTACAGCTTCTATAGAAAATGGGGGTCTCGTGGAGTATTTTTTTGGCAAAGATGGAAATACATGCTTACAACATGAAAGATTTGTTCAATTCTTAAGACAGCTGCATGATGAG ATCTTGAGGTTAGAATTTTCCCATTATGACTACAATAAAAAAGGAACAATTTCAGCCAGAGATTTTGCCCTGTCCTTGGTTGCATCTGCGGACATCAATCACATAAACAAACTATTGGATAGGGTCGAAGAATTAAACAGTGACCAGAACCTAAGACACATAAGAATTACATTCAAGGAGTTTCAAGATTTTGCAGAATTACGCAAGAAATTGAAATCCTTCTCTCTGGCCATATTCAGTTATGGAAAAGTTAATGGAGTAttgacaaaatctgattttcAGAGAGCAGCATCACAA GTGTGTGGTGTTTGCATTACAGATGAAGTGGTTGACATAATCTTTCATGTGTTTGATGCAAATCGTGACGGAAGCTTAAGTGCAGCCGAGTTTGTGAGAGTTGTACAAAGAAGGGAAAGCAACAATTCATCACGTCATGACAGCTTCGGGGGTTTAACATCCTGTtggttgaactgtgtaaaaaacTGTTCATCAGCTCAGTTCAATTTTGATGGAATACGTTCATAA
- the LOC100780479 gene encoding uncharacterized protein yields the protein MDWFSWLSRTTLEPSLIYDYGLTFARNELQLEDARYFNHEFLQSMGISIAKHRLEILKLVKKQEGGATARPNKKLSGVIKKCLRKCMNKFVSREDHHHHHAVKHVPCSMVPVSVPPPPPPPEISWYHQGKLKGSLVRKQQGSEELKEEEKEKPLPVPPMYRSRTIALSGPLEYGSRMHHEKMAQNRALKLSGPLDGRMHERMMMNSTNSRSPLMPRPLDARFVATTRSPRVSGPLDPRVMVENRSPRLTRPSNATRAETQSPMGYSPYNKPKADFDFDDDDHTLWPSLFQDLKPT from the coding sequence atgGACTGGTTCTCTTGGCTATCCAGAACCACTCTTGAGCCTTCCTTAATCTACGACTATGGCCTCACCTTTGCCCGCAACGAGCTCCAATTGGAAGATGCTCGCTACTTCAACCACGAGTTTCTTCAGAGCATGGGAATCTCAATTGCCAAGCACAGGCTAGAGATTCTCAAGCTTGTGAAGAAACAAGAAGGAGGAGCAACAGCACGGCCCAATAAGAAGCTCTCTGGGGTCATCAAGAAGTGCCTAAGGAAGTGCATGAACAAGTTTGTTTCTCGTgaagatcatcatcatcatcatgcagTGAAACACGTGCCATGCTCCATGGTGCCTGTGTCagtgccaccaccaccaccacccccTGAGATTAGTTGGTATCACCAAGGGAAATTGAAAGGGTCACTTGTGAGGAAGCAACAAGGGAGTGAGGAActtaaggaagaagaaaaagaaaagccttTACCTGTGCCACCCATGTACAGAAGCAGGACCATAGCACTATCAGGACCTTTGGAATATGGTAGTAGAATGCATCATGAGAAAATGGCCCAGAACAGGGCCTTGAAGCTATCTGGGCCACTTGATGGAAGAATGCATGAGAGAATGATGATGAACAGTACTAATAGTAGAAGCCCTTTGATGCCTAGGCCTTTGGATGCAAGATTTGTGGCCACAACAAGGAGTCCAAGAGTGTCTGGGCCTCTGGATCCAAGAGTGATGGTTGAGAATAGAAGCCCGAGACTGACACGGCCTTCGAATGCAACTAGGGCTGAAACTCAGAGCCCAATGGGTTATAGTCCTTATAACAAGCCCAAagctgattttgattttgatgatgatgatcacaCACTCTGGCCTTCACTGTTTCAAGATCTCAAACCaacttga
- the LOC100808992 gene encoding protein NUCLEAR FUSION DEFECTIVE 4, producing MLRVKGGKRPPWVGLGAAVWVQIASGNGYCFPLYSHSLKSVLGFNQSQITLLGVANDIGENVGILPGLACNKFPPWLILFIGALFSFLGFGVLWLAITKTLDSLPFILLWFALAVGTNSCAWLSTAILVTNMRNFPVSRGTVAGILKGYSGLSAAVFTQIYSVVFHNSSSKFLLFLAIGIPALCFSTMFLVRPCTPASGEDSAEKGHFLFIQGASVAMGLYILATTILDNFIHISDSVSYALLAVMILLLLAPLVIPTKMTLCPRKASNTETPEEHVGSSDFLVQDGKDNIEPLLSSSSASGLGSFNDVVDGSAEVAMLLAEGEGAVRKKRRPKRGEDFKFTEALVKADYWLLFFVYFVGVGTGVTVLNNLAQIGIAQGMEDTTNLLSLFSFFNFVGRLGGGVVSEYFVRTNTIPRTIWMTCTQIIMIFSYLVFAYAIKGTLYPAIAILGICYGVQFSIVIPTVSELFGLKDFGLLSNFMALGNPLGAFLFSALLAGHIYDNEAAKQHGVGLIASSVACMGPNCFKLTFLTLAGVCVAGTISSIILTVRIKPVYQMLYAGGSFKLPQTSGQ from the exons ATGTTGCGAGTGAAGGGAGGGAAGAGACCACCTTGGGTGGGACTTGGAGCTGCAGTGTGGGTTCAGATTGCTTCAGGAAATGGCTACTGTTTCCCTCTTTATTCTCATTCCTTGAAATCCGTTTTGGGTTTCAACCAGAGCCAGATTACCCTGCTTGGTGTTGCCAATGATATTGGTGAAAATGTTGGCATTCTTCCCGGTCTCGCCTGCAACAAGTTCCCTCCTTGGCTCATTCTCTTCATCGGtgctcttttttctttccttggTTTTGGGGTTCTCTGGCTTGCTATCACTAAAACACTTGATTCTCTTCCCTTCATCTTG CTATGGTTTGCACTAGCTGTTGGTACTAACAGTTGTGCATGGTTATCTACTGCTATTCTTGTCACCAACATGAGAAATTTCCCTGTCAGTAGAGGCACAGTTGCGGGAATCCTGAAAGGTTATTCGGGACTCAGTGCTGCAGTTTTTACTCAAATTTACAGCGTGGTTTTTCACAATTCTTCATCCAAGTTCCTTTTATTTCTTGCCATTGGTATTCCTGCTTTATGCTTCAGTACCATGTTTCTTGTTCGGCCTTGTACTCCTGCTTCTGGTGAAGATTCTGCTGAAAAAGGGCATTTTTTGTTTATCCAAGGTGCTAGTGTGGCAATGGGTTTATATATTCTTGCTACAACAATACTTGACAACTTTATCCACATAAGTGACAGTGTTTCATATGCTTTGTTGGCCGTGATGATTCTCCTTCTCTTGGCTCCACTTGTTATCCCTACAAAGATGACACTATGTCCCAGAAAAGCCTCTAACACAGAAACCCCTGAGGAACATGTTGGATCTTCAGACTTTCTGGTTCAAGATGGCAAAGACAACATAGAGCCATTGctatcatcttcatcagctAGTGGTCTTGGAAGTTTTAATGATGTGGTGGATGGTTCAGCTGAGGTGGCTATGCTTCTTGCTGAGGGTGAGGGAGCAGTGAGGAAGAAGAGAAGGCCCAAAAGAGGGGAAGATTTTAAGTTTACTGAGGCTCTAGTTAAGGCAGATTACTGGTTactgttttttgtttactttgttGGTGTTGGAACTGGGGTTACTGTTCTTAATAATCTGGCTCAAATAGGCATTGCACAAGGTATGGAAGATACAACAAACTTGCTGTCACTTTtcagttttttcaattttgtgggTCGGCTTGGTGGAGGAGTTGTTTCAGAATATTTTGTCAG GACAAATACGATTCCAAGGACAATTTGGATGACATGCACGCAGATAATTATGATCTTCTCGTACCTTGTGTTTGCCTATGCCATCAAAGGAACCCTTTATCCTGCAATTGCAATTCTTGGTATCTGCTACGGCGTGCAGTTTTCCATAGTGATTCCCACTGTTTCGGAGCTTTTTGGTTTGAAAGACTTCGGTCTATTGAGCAACTTCATGGCTTTGGGGAACCCACTTGGTGCATTTCTTTTCTCTGCTCTTCTAGCAGGACATATATACGACAATGAGGCAGCAAAACAACACGGTGTAGGCCTCATTGCTTCAAGTGTTGCATGCATGGGTCCAAATTGTTTCAAGCTAACCTTTTTGACTCTGGCTGGTGTGTGTGTTGCGGGAACCATCTCCAGCATTATCTTGACCGTAAGAATTAAGCCCGTTTACCAAATGCTTTATGCCGGGGGTTCTTTTAAGCTACCTCAAACTTCAGGCCAGTAA
- the LOC102660082 gene encoding F-box protein At1g78280, with protein sequence MESQSQRDRRTDAVGDLRVLPDEILCSILEGLTPRDAARVACVIGVMYILYNEDPLWMSLCRKGASGSWKKTALHNETLPDKYKRVPSRTSIF encoded by the exons ATGGAGTCTCAGAGTCAGAGAGATCGCAGGACAGATGCTGTTGGAGACCTTCGAGTCCTTCCCGACGAAATCCTCTGCTCTATTTTAGAAGGTCTCACTCCCCGAGATGCTGCTCGCGTCGCTTGCGTTATCGG TGTGATGTACATTCTGTACAACGAAGACCCACTGTGGATGAGTCTATGCCGAAAAGGAGCATCTGGTTCTTGGAAGAAAACTGCCCTGCATAA TGAGACTCTGCCAGACAAATACAAAAGAGTACCATCGAGGACCTCTATATTTTGA
- the LOC100781021 gene encoding uncharacterized protein — protein sequence MAAASRKSRSAVIGSLSSTPRFCNSHFHSYSPSSSSYSSAFASSTSSFTSRSSTFFHRSSSPTRVNLCGSSAPSVRFSLDRSVSPNRSISVAPRTGVSRQSGGPHHHQQKRTCMCSPTTHPGSFRCSLHKKSHAPAPAPYSPHRLNARRSAMTNSLVRIRGVEGDLVKRALAALIRPSSHQQRRRGDFHPRPSRLSVMSKAEDL from the coding sequence ATGGCGGCAGCTTCAAGAAAATCAAGAAGTGCAGTAATTGGATCCCTTTCCTCCACCCCTAGGTTCTGCAACTCTCACTTTCACTCTTACTCTCCATCATCTTCATCTTATTCCTCAGCTTTCGCCTCTTCCACCTCCAGCTTCACTTCTCGCTCCTCCACCTTCTTTCACCGCTCTTCCTCTCCGACACGTGTCAACCTCTGCGGTTCCTCCGCTCCCTCCGTCCGCTTCTCCCTCGACCGCTCCGTCTCTCCGAACCGGTCCATCTCTGTGGCGCCTCGAACCGGCGTGTCGAGGCAGAGCGGTGGTCCGCACCACCACCAGCAGAAGCGGACCTGCATGTGCTCGCCTACGACGCATCCTGGCTCGTTCCGCTGCAGCCTCCACAAGAAGAGCCACGCGCCGGCGCCGGCGCCGTACTCGCCGCACCGCCTCAACGCGCGCAGATCCGCGATGACGAACTCGCTCGTGAGAATTCGCGGCGTCGAGGGAGATCTCGTGAAGCGAGCTCTCGCCGCGTTGATTCGACCTTCCTCGCACCAGCAGAGAAGGCGAGGGGACTTTCACCCGAGGCCTAGCAGGCTCTCCGTTATGTCCAAGGCAGAGGACCTTTGA